CCGAAGCCGACGCGGCGCGCGCCGCGACCCAATTTCGCCGCGACGAACAGCAATTCGGCGCGGGCGGCATCGCGCAAAGCCAGCTCGACGACTCGCGCGCGAACGCGCTGTCGAGCGCCGCACGCGTGCGCGAGCTGCAAAGCCAGCTCGCCGTCGCGCGTCTGCCCGGACGGATCGAACAGATCCGCGCGCAACAGGCACAGGTCGATGCGGCGCAGGCCCAGCTCGGCCAAGCCCAATGGAAGCTCGATCAGAAAAGCGTGCACGCGCCGCACGCGGGCCTCGTGTTCGACACGATGTATCGCAGCGGCGAATGGGTGCCGGCCGGCAGCCCCGTGGTGCGCATGCTGCCGCCGGAGAACGTCAAGGTGCGCTTCTTCGTGGCGCAGGGGGTGGTCGGCTCGCTCGCGCCGGGCCGTCGCGTATCGATTCATTGCGACGGTTGCGCCGCCGATGTGCCAGCCGTGCTGAGCTTCATCTCGGACCAGGCCGAGTACACGCCGCCGGTGATCTTCAGCAACGAAAGCCGCGCGAAGCTCGTGTTCATGGTCGAGGCCAGACCGCAAACCGCCGATGCGCCGAAGCTGCGGCCCGGCCAGCCTGTCACGGTCACGCTGCAATGAGTGCGCCCGCGACTTCCGGCAACGCGAGCGACCCCGGGTACGCGATCGACGTGCATGGGCTGAACAAACATTTCGGCACGAAGCACGTGGTCAACGACGTCACGCTGCGCGTGCAGCGCGGCGAGATTTTCGGTTTTCTCGGCCCAAACGGCAGCGGCAAGACCACCTGCATCCGCATGATGTGCGGGCTGCTGACACCGGACTCCGGCAGCGGCACCTGTCTCGGCTACGACATCGTGAAGGACAGCGCGCAGATCAAGCGGCGCACCGGCTATATGACGCAGCGCTTCTCCTATTGGGAAGATCTGTCGATCCGCGAAAACCTCGACTTCGTCGCGCGCCTCTATGAGATGAAAAACCGCCGCGAGGCGGTGGACCGCGCGCTCGAACAGCTCGGCCTGCAGAGCCGCGCGACGCAACTGGCCGGCGCACTATCGGGCGGCTGGAAGCAGCGTCTCGCGCTGGCCGCCTGCATGCTGCATGAGCCGGAACTGCTGCTGCTCGACGAACCGACCGCGGGTGTCGACCCGAGCGCGCGCCGCGACTTCTGGGAAGAGCTGCACCGCCTCGCGGCGCGCGGCATCTCGGTGCTCGTCAGCACGCACTATATGGACGAAGCGGAACGCTGCCACAAGCTCGCCTATATCGCGTACGGCAAGCTGCTCGCGCAGGGCACGTCGAAACAGGTCACCGATTCACAAGGGCTCGTGACGTGGGCCGTGTACGGCCCGAATCTCGTCGAGCTCGGCGACCGGCTGCGCCGCTCGCCCGGCGTCGAGCAGACGGTGGCGTTCGGTTCGTCGCTGCACGTGAGCGGTCCCGACACGCCGGCACTCCACGCGACGATCGACCAGCTGGGTGGCTCTAACCCGGCGCTGCGGATCGAAAGACAGGAAACCGGCCTGGAGGACGTGTTCATCTTCATGATGAACCGCTCGACCGACAATTACGCCACCCCTTCCGGGAAGCCGGCATCGTGAATTCCGCACGCCGCCTTCCCCGCTTTTCGCTGATGCGTTGGTGGAGCATCGTGCGCAAGGAGTTTTTGCAATTGAAGCGCGACCGCATCACGTTTGCGATGATGATCGTCCTGCCGATCATGCAGATGGCGCTGTTCGGCTTCGCGATCAATACCGACCCGAAGCATCTGCCGACCGCCGTGATCGCCGCCGACCACAGCGAGTTCACGCGCAGTTTCATGATGGCGATGCGCAACTCCGATTACTTCGACATCGTGTCGACGCTGCCCGACGAAGCGTCCGGCCGCCGCGCGCTCGCGCAGGGCAAGGTGTTGTTCGTGCTGAATATTCCCGTCGGTTTCACGCGCGATCTGGCCAAGGGCGTGCGCCCATCGCTGCTCGTCGAAGCCGACGCGACGGACCCGACCGCGGTGGGCACCGCGCTTGGCGCGCTGCCCTCGATCGCGCAGTCGGTGTTGCAGAAGGACCTCACCGGTCCGCTCTCGTCGCTCGCGGTCGGCCCCGCCGCTTTCGACGTTCAATTGCATCGGCTCTACAACCCCGAAAGCATCACCCAGTACAACGTGGTGCCCGGCCTGATGGGCGTGATCCTGACGATGACGATGGTGATGATGACGGGCCTCGCAATCACGCGCGAACGCGAACGCGGCACGATGGAAAATCTGCTCGCCACGCCGGTGCTGCCGCTCGAAGTGATGACCGGCAAGATCGTGCCTTACGTGGCGATCGGTCTGGTGCAGGTCAGCATCATTCTCGCGGCGGCGCGCTTCGTGTTCAATGTGCCGTTCGAAGGCAGTCTGATCGCGCTGTATCTGTCCGCCCTGCTGTTCGTTGCGGCCAATCTGACGATCGGCATTACGCTGTCGTCGCTCGCGCAGAACCAGTTGCAGGCCATGCAACTGACGATGTTCTATTTCCTGCCCAACATCCTGTTGTCGGGTTTCATGTTCCCGTTCGCGGGCATGCCGAAGTGGGCGCAGTACATCGGCAACCTGTTGCCGCTCACCTACTTCAACCGGCTCGTGCGCGGCATTCTGCTCAAGGGCGTCGGTTGGGCCGACATGTGGCCGCATGTGTGGCCGCTGCTGATCTTTCTGTGCGTCGTGATGGGGATCGCCGTGAAGTTCTATCGACGCACGCTCGATTGAGGAAGGCCTGCAATGTGTCCCGCTCCTGGCTTTCGTGTCGTTGCATCTGGCCGCGTGGCTTGCAGGTTCACCATGCACCGGCTCGCCGCCTGCGGCGCAAGCGCGGCATTGTGCGCGTGTACCGTCGGCCCGGATTTCCATCGACCCGACGTCACCAGCGTGTCGAGCTATACAGCCGCGCCGCTTGCGGCCAGCACCGTCGCATCCGATGGTCCCGGCGGCGCCGCCCAACACTTCGTGCCGACCGAGCTGCCCGGCGATGGCTGGTGGCGTGCCTTCGGCTCGCCGGTGCTGGACGCGCTCGTGCAACAGGCGCTCGACGATAGCCCGACCCTCGCGCAAGCCCGCGCGACGCTCGACGAAGCGCAGCAGGACTATCGCGCGCAGGCGGGCGGCACGCTATGGCCGCAAGTCGATGCGAGCCTGTCGACCACGCGCGAGAAAATCGATCCCGAGGCGCTCGGCTTCGGCCAGTTGACGCAGGGCCGCTCGTTTGCGCCGTTCACGCTGTACAGCGCACAGGTCACCGTGTCGTACACGCTCGATCTGTTCGGCGCGAATCGCCGCGCGCTCGAAGCGGTGGCCGCGCAGGTCGACTATCAGCAATACGAACTCGATGCGGCGCGTTTGACCGTCGCGGGCAATGTCGTCACGGCGACGATCCGGCATGCGTCGCTCGCTCGGCAACTCGCCCTCACGCAAGCGCTGCTCGCGAACCAGACGCAGCAACTCGATATTGCCGAACACCGCTACCGTGCGGGCGGTATCTCCGAGGTCGATCTGCTGAGCCAGCGCACGCTCGTGCAGCAAACCCGCGCGACGTTACCGCCGTTGCGCACGCAGCTCGCGCAGACCGATCATCAACTCGCGATCTATCTGGGACGCGCGCCGGCGCAACTGAGCGCCACCCACGAGCTCGCCGCGCTCGACCTCGATACGCTCGTGCTGCCGGTTGACCTGCCGCTGACATTGCCGTCGACGCTCGCGCGGCAGCGGCCCGACATCCGCGCGTCCGAGGCGCTGTTGCATCAGGCGAGCGCGAATATCGGCGTGGCAACCGCGAACCTGTATCCGCGCATCACGCTGTCGGGCAGCGCGGCGACCGAACGCGTCAACGTCTCCGATCTGCTGACGGGCTTCAACGTATGGAATATCGGCGCGGGTCTCACGCAGCCGCTGTTTCACGGCGGCGAGCTGCTGGCGCGCAAGCGTTCGTCCGAAGCGGCCTGGCAAGCAGCGCTCGCGGTCTACAAGCAAACCGTGCTGCAGGGACTGCAACAGGTCGCCGACGCGTTGCGCGCGCTCGATCAGGACGCGCTTGCACTACAGGCGCTCGATGCGGCTCAGCGCAGCGCGCAACGCAGCGCCACGATCGCCAGTCAGCGGTATCAGGCGGGCGGCATCAGTCAATTGACGCTGCTCGATACGCAGCGGCAGGCATTGCAGACCGGACTCGATCGCACGAAAGCCGCCGCGCAGCGTTATGCCGATACGGCCGCGCTGTATCAGGCGCTCGGGGCGCGGCCGTGATGTCGAGATTCACTTCGAGGTTTTTGTTTCGGCAAAGATCCAGGTAAGCGTCTGTCAGCGCCCAACCGGCCTGAATAAGCGATTCTTGTCGAGCGTGGCTGGATCGAGCGTATTCCCGCTGCCTTCCGCAGGCGACTCGGGGGCGACGTCTTCCAGCGCCGGCCCGGTATAGCGGCCTCGTGGCCGTATGACCTTGCTCACCCGGAGTTGCTCAATACAGTGCGCGAGCAAACCGACGCTCCGGGCTGTTGCGAACAACGCGAACGACGCATCGCGCGGCAACGCCAGTTGAGCCGTCAGGGCCGCAAGCGCAACGTCGATATTTGGCTTGAGCCCGGTCAGCTCCATCACCTTGTTGATGAACGACGTGATCTCTTGAGGCGGATTCAGCACTTCGAGCACTGCGGCCGCCCTCGGATCGCCGTCCGGGTACAGATGATGTCCGAACCCGGGGATCGGAATGGCCGACTGCAAGTGATGGGCAACCACGTGCTGCGCACCGAGTCTTCCGACGTCGTCGAACACGGCCCGCACGCGGCCTGACGCGTCGCCATGCAGTGGGCCGGAAAAAGTCGCGAGTCCCGTGAGCAGGCATCCGGGCAGCGACGCGCCGGTGGAGGCGGTAATCCTGGCGGCGAACGCGGAACTCGTAATCTCATGGTCGGCCACGAGGACTAAGGCACGGCGGATAAGTTCGGCCCCATCGCGGTCCTGGCCCCAACCAAGCGCGAGCCGCTCATGCGTCATTTGTGCGTTCGCGCCGCGTCGCGCACCAAACGCTTGTGCGATGAGCGCCACGAGCCGGCCGGCCTCGACATGCAGTGCGCTGTCCGTGCGTCCGAGGGTCGAGTGTCCACAGGCCGCGAGCGCTGCCAGCGATGTGAACGCGCATTGCCTGCCGCGCTCGTCGCCCTGTAGCGGTAATTCGCCGCTCTCGAAGGAAACGGGGGCGCGCGCGTTCCAGAGAATGGCCGCCACGTCTTCAAGCGTCGCCGCGTCCGAAAGCCGGATGCTATCCCGCCCCCGGTAGTAGGGCCGGCCTTTTGAGAAGGTGGTAATGCTGTTGTAAATGCAGGGTTCGGCACCGAATATGGTCCCGGCGGCGAGCGCTTCGCGCTTGCGTCCCACCTGCTTTTTTCGGCACAGACCGGCGACGTCCTCCGCGCGATAGAGGCTCTTGCGTGGGTCGAGCGGATCCGACATGACCGCGATGGTACCTCGACTTACATACGCATAGACAGTCTGCGCCTGCACTCCGAGTTGTCGAGCCGCTTCAGTCAGAGTGATCCAGTTTCGCATGGGATGGCAAGCAAGGTGATGCAACGCAACGGGGGAATGACGACGCACATCGCGCCTTGCACTCGAGCACGACCGATCCAGCGCCAATACTGACGTTTTTTCAGGTAAAAGTCATCTCGGCGGGTCGCCGCTCCAGTATCTCGACGAGAATATCACCGGGCGACCGCACGAAGCAGGCTCTGACGCCGGGGCGAACCTGCTTGATCGGTTCGACGATTTCCGCGTCGCAGAGCAACAGATGCACGAACGCCGCGTCGATATCGTCCACGACCACGCCGAAATGATCGATGCCCTGCTGCCGCTCGCAGCGAGGGTGGCCGGCTTCGGCGCTCGCCAGCGAGGTGATGAAAAGGTTGATGCTGCCGATGCGCAAATCCACTCGCCCAGGACGACGCACGATCTCGGCGTTCAGGCAGCGCGCAAACCATGCCGCAGTGGCTTCGGCGTCCGCCGAGCACAGTTGCAGATGATCCCACTTGAATTCAATCATTCGATTTCACCGTATAGTTGCAAGCATCACAGTTCGATGCGGGACAGCTTGCCCAGCAGCACGGAATACGAAAACGTTCCGAGCAGGCAGATCGCGCCCATCAGGTTGAGAGCCCAGTAGAAGTGGCCGGTGTGCTGGGTGATGTAGCCGATCATGAGCGGCGTGGTAACGGCCGCGATGTTGGCCGCGAGGCTCGTGATGCTGCTGGTCAGTCCCACGTACTGTCGAGGCGCGATTTCGGAAACGGCGGCCCACGACATCGATCCGACGCCCTGCGCGAAGAACGCGATCGTCAGGATGGCGATCACCAGCTCGTTCGACTCGACGAAATTGACAAGCACGATAGACGCGCCGAGCATCGTGCCGATGATGAGCGGAGCCTTGCGCGCTGTCGAAAGCGCCACTCCGCGCCGGATAAAAAAGTCCGAAAGCGAGCCGGCCGCGAGGATGCCGACCGTGGCGCCGATAAAAGGCAGTGCCTGGAAGATCCCAACCTTGATCATCGACATGTGACGCGCTTCGATCAGATAGGTCATGAACCACGTGGTGAAGAAGACCAGCAGCGTGTTGTTACAGAACTTTCCGAGACAGATGGCGAGAACCTGGCGGTAGCTGAGCAGCTTGAGCGCCATGCGCCAGTCGAACTTCTCGCGGGGCTTGCGCGTCGCCGCGGCACCTTCATTGATGTATTGCAGCTCGGTGGCATTCACGCGCGGGTGCTGATGCGGATCACGGTAAACCCGGTACCAGAGCAGACTGAACAGAATGCCGAAGCCACCGGTCACATAAAAAACCGTCCGCCAACCGTACGCGGCGGAGATCCACAGCAACAATCCGGTGAACAAGGGCGTCCCGATGTATTGCCCCATTACATAGACGCTGGTCGCGAAGCCGCGTTCCCGGGCGGGGAACCACAAGGTCACGGCGCGTGCGTTTGAAGGGAAGGCCGGCGCCTCCAGTGCGCCGATGGCGAGCCGCGACCCCAGCAGCATCTGATAGCCGGTCGCGAAACCCTGCGTCAGCGTGGCGAATGACCAACCGACCAGAGACAGCGCATAGGCGAGGCGTGAGCCGAGAATGTCGGTCAGCACCCCGCCGGGCACGAGCGCAATGGAATAGGCAAGACCAAATGCCGCAAACAGCTCGCCCATCTGCATCTTGTTGAGCGCCAGTCCCTTCGAGAGGCCCGGCGCAACGATGCCCAGCGCCGACCGGTCCACGTAATTCAGAATGGTGGCCATGAGCAACATCGAGAGCACGACGTAGCGGACTCTGGAGCGATTCGTGGTATCCGAATAAGCCGGAGTTCCCACCGGCAATGTTTGTTCCTCTCCGATTTTCATCGGTGTCTCCGTAACATTAGCCCGTTGTTTTTTAGTTGGCTTAAGGGCGATTTATCCGCGGCCGACGAACGGCATGGCGGTCGCCATGATGGTCATGTTGAGAACATTGGCTTCAAGCGGAAGACTGGCCATGTGCACGACTGCATTCGCCACGTGCGTCACATCCATTCTTGCTTCGGGTGCCAGGCGTCCATCCGCTTGCAGTACGCCGCGGTTCATCCGTTCGGTGAGCGATGTGGCGGCGTTGCCGATGTCGATCTGGCTGCAGGCGATGTTGAATGCGCGTCCGTCCAGCGCGATCGATCTGGTGATGCCCGTCACAGCATGTTTCGTTGCCGTATAGGCAATGGTATGCGGCCTTGGCGAATGGGCGGAGATCGATCCATTGTTGATGATTCGTCCGCCTTGCGGGGACTGTGCCTTCATCAAACGATAAGCGGCGCGAGCGCAGAGGAAAACGCCGGTCAGATTGGTGGCCACCACGTCGTTCCAGAAGTCGACTTCGTAGTCTTCCAGAGGGACAGCCCCGGCATTGCGCCCCGCATTGTTGAACAGCACGTCGAGCCGACCGAATGCCTCGGCAATGCCCGAAAACGCGTGCTCGACCGATGCTGCGTCGCCAACGTCGGCCTGGAATACCCCCGCTTCTCCCCCCGCCCTGCCGATTGCTTCCTTTGTTTCCAGCAGCGGCTCTGCTCTGCGCCCGATCAGCGCGACGGCGAATCCTGCGTTAGCAAGTGCGACGGCGGCGGCTCGGCCGATGCCGGAGCCGGCGCCCGTAACGGCTGCAAACTTCTTCGATGCAGACATTTCCTTTCCTCTCGTCAAGTCAATTGGACATGGGAAACAGAGTTGCATTCGCATCAGGGGTTGAGCAATCTTGATTCGTTGAATCAACATCCGCGGGCCTTGCGGATGGGATCGCATTAGGGTTTTCCTGATGCGCGTGTGGCCGCAAGCAAGATTGAAGAGGGACAAGACGGAAACGGATCGCAACGCGCAGGCGCCGCGAACAATAGGGGCGAGTCGTCGTCGACGAGTTGATTCATCCAATCAACATTGACTGTCCGGTCAGCGATTTCGTAGTCTCTCGACGTCTGCCTACCAAAGGAAAAACCATGTCGGAAGATATACGCACCAGCCTGTTGATTGCGCGAACGGTTCCCACCGCCGTGGCTAATCGCGCTGCGGCCGAATTCCATGCCTTCGTGACGGAGTCCGATATGAACTCGTGGTCTGTCGTCGACTTCTGCAAGAAGCATGACGTGCCGGCCGTACTCATCGGGAAAAAATCCGGCCTGCAAGCGGAACACATTGCCGCGCTGCCTTCGACGGTCAAGATTATTGCGAACGCGAGCGCGGGCTTCGATCACATGGACGTAGCGGCGGCCCGTGAAAGGGGAATCGTCGTGACGAACGCGCCCGATGCGTTGACCGAGTGCACAGCGGATTTTTCCATGCTGCTCTTGCTGGCTGCGTGCCGTCGTGCGTCAGAATACGAGCGGATCATGCGCAACGGATGGGGCAAATCGTTCGGCATGACCGAGATGCTGGGTATGCGAGTGAATGGCAAGACGCTCGGCATCGTCGGATTCGGGCGTATTGGACGGGCGGTCGCTAAGCGTGCGCAGGCATTCGGCATGCGCGTGATCTACACGGACATGCACCGTGCGGCCCCGTCGCTGGAAAATGGCGCGACGTTCTATGCCACTCTCGACGAAATGCTGCCGCACTGCCAGGTCCTCACGCTGCACGTGCCGGGCGGAAGCGTCCCGCTCATGACGAAAAGAGAATTTGGACTCCTTCCCGCAGGCGCGATTTTTGTTAACGCGGCGCGTGGCGGCCTGGTGGACGAAGATGCGCTTTACGACGCCCTGACGTCGGGTCATCTGTTCAGCGCGGCTCTGGATGTCTACCGGAACGAGCCCAACGTCGACAAGCGGTTTGCTGAGCTCGACAACGTGTTCCTGACGCCCCATATGGCCAGCGCAACCATCGAGACCCGCGACCAGATGGGCTTTACGGCGCTGGACAATATCGCCGCCGTGCTGGAAGGACGGCCCGCCTCGAATCCCGTCTGACGCTCGCCCTCATCCCGGTCAGTAACGTTGCGACGCCGGCTGACCACCCGTCTCCCGATAAACATTGACCAACGCCGTTGTACAACCGCAAGCAGCCGTTGGTTTCGCACTGGGCCGAAGGGCGGCAGTGGTTCGCGTGCCGCCGATCGCTGCCTCGCGAAGTTCGTGCGATGCATGCCGGTTGCATGAGGCAGTGATCGGCCATGAAGCGACGTTCGCCCCCAAATCAGCCAGAGCCGCTCAAACGGCGGCTGCACCTCGAAAGCGGCCGCTATGCCTGTCGCGCAGTCGAAGGCTGTCGCGTTCAGCTAGGTGCGGACGCAATTCTTCACCAACGATCGCAGTTCGTTGATGTCGAACGGCTTGGCAAGAATGACCACACCGGCTTCAGAGGCACGCGTCAATTCCTGCGCGTAGCCGGTCATCAGAGCAAACGTCTGGCCTGGCCAACGGTCCCGGACAAGTTCCGCGAGGTCGAGTCCGTCCAGCTTGCCGGGCATCTGAACGTCCGATAGCACGAGATCGAAGCGATAGTTGCTTTCGAGCAATGCGATGGCACTGTCAGCCGTTAGTTCGTGGCGGACATTGCAGCCGAAGACGTCGAGTACCGCGGCAATGCCGTCCGCGACGCTCTGATTGTCTTCAACGAGAAGCACGGTTATTCCAGGAGCGATGAGGTCGGTCGCCGCGTCCGGCACCGACGCGACCGTGGGCTCCTCGCAATCCTCGACGCTCTCAAGCCGGGGCAGGTAGAGACTTATAGTCGTACCACACCCTGGTGCGCTCACTATCCGCGCGGTGCCGCCTGCTTGCTCGCATGTTGTCATGACCTGGGCAAGGCCGAGCCCGGTACCCGCGCCCTTCATTTTTGTTGTGAAGAGCGGTTCGAATGCTCGTCGCAATACCGCGTCGGTCATGCCGTGACCGGTGTCGGTGAAGCGAAGAAGCGCGTAATCGCCGGACGGCAGCCCGAACTGGCTGTCTGCGAGGCTGAGCGGATCGCATCGTACGGTGAACGTTCCGCCCTCCGGCATGGCGTCTTTCGCGTTGACGGAAAGATTGATGACGGCGGCTTCCAACTCGACGGGGTCGACCATCACGGTGCCGGTGTCACCGGCGAGTTGGAGCTGCAGCGCAACGTGTTCGCCAATCGAGGTCTCGACCAGGTCGCTCAACGTCTCCAGCCAGTTGCAAACATCAACGCATTCCAGTTTCACCGGCTGCTTGCGCGCGACGCTCATCAAGCGACGGGCAAGGCCTTGCGCGCCTTTCGCGGCATGTTGCACGGCCAGCACTTCCTTCTTCAGATTCGTGTATTGCTTGCGCCGCGCAAGCTCCACGTTCGCGTTGACGACCATCAACAGGTTATTGAAGTCGTGGGCCACGTTGGCCACGAGGTTGCCAAGCGCCCCCATCCGGCGCAGTTGGCGATTCGACGCTTCGGCCGACACACGTCTGCTGACTTCGCTATGCCAGTTCTGCCATGCGAGTTCCTCTTCCCGCAACCTGCGCAGTGACATCCACAGCAGTACCCATACGACCATGCATGGAACAAGCATGATCGCTGCGATCGCGCCCAGGTTGGCGCGCCACTTGGCCACGATGGATGCGGTCTCGATACCAGCCGTGACATACAGCGGATATCCCCCGACGCGTCGGTAGGCGACGACCCGTTCAAGTCCGTCGACCGTGGAGACGTTGAGCAGATGCCCGAACTCCGGATTCCTGACGATTGACTGATTCACTTCGGGGTTGGCCGCGGTGGGGCTGCTAGTGCGCGTCTTGCCGAACCGGACCAGTACGCCGCCGTCGGACCGATACAGTCCGATGAGGACAGCGGGATCATCGCCCGCCAGTTCGCGATAGAAGTTCAGAAAATACTGCTGTCGCAATGCGATCGAAAATACGCCAAGGGATCGACCCTCGGAATCTACCCATGAAGTGCTGACTGTGAACACGTTGCCAGGAGTGACGTTGCCGGGCTTCGGTAGCGAAATATGCGGCTGTCTACCGGGAACCGAGGCTGCCTGGAGTGTCTCGGTTCCGCTGATCGATACCGCGGGCACTGGATAGATCCGGCTGCTCGCAAGCAGTTGGCCCGTCGAACTGAAGATCGAAAAGTTGGCAATCTGCGGGAATAGCGCAACGATGGCGCTGAGCGATTCATGAGTCGTCGATTCAACACGGCTGATCCCGACCGGTGTCTGCTCGCCCAGGAGTTCCGTCACCCGCGCGAAAACTTCTGCGTTAAGCGCCTGCATCGTAGCGGCCTGTTCTTCGGCAACGAGCGTCAGACGATCGACCTGATCAAATGCTTCCGAAAGGCGACGATGGTAGTCGAACCAGGCGTATCCGCTGATGCAAAGCAGAGGCCCCACTATTGAAATGA
The sequence above is drawn from the Paraburkholderia sprentiae WSM5005 genome and encodes:
- a CDS encoding VOC family protein, translated to MIEFKWDHLQLCSADAEATAAWFARCLNAEIVRRPGRVDLRIGSINLFITSLASAEAGHPRCERQQGIDHFGVVVDDIDAAFVHLLLCDAEIVEPIKQVRPGVRACFVRSPGDILVEILERRPAEMTFT
- a CDS encoding citrate synthase; protein product: MRNWITLTEAARQLGVQAQTVYAYVSRGTIAVMSDPLDPRKSLYRAEDVAGLCRKKQVGRKREALAAGTIFGAEPCIYNSITTFSKGRPYYRGRDSIRLSDAATLEDVAAILWNARAPVSFESGELPLQGDERGRQCAFTSLAALAACGHSTLGRTDSALHVEAGRLVALIAQAFGARRGANAQMTHERLALGWGQDRDGAELIRRALVLVADHEITSSAFAARITASTGASLPGCLLTGLATFSGPLHGDASGRVRAVFDDVGRLGAQHVVAHHLQSAIPIPGFGHHLYPDGDPRAAAVLEVLNPPQEITSFINKVMELTGLKPNIDVALAALTAQLALPRDASFALFATARSVGLLAHCIEQLRVSKVIRPRGRYTGPALEDVAPESPAEGSGNTLDPATLDKNRLFRPVGR
- a CDS encoding 2-hydroxyacid dehydrogenase, with translation MSEDIRTSLLIARTVPTAVANRAAAEFHAFVTESDMNSWSVVDFCKKHDVPAVLIGKKSGLQAEHIAALPSTVKIIANASAGFDHMDVAAARERGIVVTNAPDALTECTADFSMLLLLAACRRASEYERIMRNGWGKSFGMTEMLGMRVNGKTLGIVGFGRIGRAVAKRAQAFGMRVIYTDMHRAAPSLENGATFYATLDEMLPHCQVLTLHVPGGSVPLMTKREFGLLPAGAIFVNAARGGLVDEDALYDALTSGHLFSAALDVYRNEPNVDKRFAELDNVFLTPHMASATIETRDQMGFTALDNIAAVLEGRPASNPV
- a CDS encoding ABC transporter ATP-binding protein: MSAPATSGNASDPGYAIDVHGLNKHFGTKHVVNDVTLRVQRGEIFGFLGPNGSGKTTCIRMMCGLLTPDSGSGTCLGYDIVKDSAQIKRRTGYMTQRFSYWEDLSIRENLDFVARLYEMKNRREAVDRALEQLGLQSRATQLAGALSGGWKQRLALAACMLHEPELLLLDEPTAGVDPSARRDFWEELHRLAARGISVLVSTHYMDEAERCHKLAYIAYGKLLAQGTSKQVTDSQGLVTWAVYGPNLVELGDRLRRSPGVEQTVAFGSSLHVSGPDTPALHATIDQLGGSNPALRIERQETGLEDVFIFMMNRSTDNYATPSGKPAS
- a CDS encoding HlyD family secretion protein; the protein is MTAFANSSGRAALLALCLVCASCSRQPANTWQGYVEGEFLYLASSQAGQLTELAVTRGQTVAQNTPLFALEARNETEAVAQANQQLRSARAQLADLGTGKRAPEVDVTRAQLVQAEADAARAATQFRRDEQQFGAGGIAQSQLDDSRANALSSAARVRELQSQLAVARLPGRIEQIRAQQAQVDAAQAQLGQAQWKLDQKSVHAPHAGLVFDTMYRSGEWVPAGSPVVRMLPPENVKVRFFVAQGVVGSLAPGRRVSIHCDGCAADVPAVLSFISDQAEYTPPVIFSNESRAKLVFMVEARPQTADAPKLRPGQPVTVTLQ
- a CDS encoding ABC transporter permease, yielding MRWWSIVRKEFLQLKRDRITFAMMIVLPIMQMALFGFAINTDPKHLPTAVIAADHSEFTRSFMMAMRNSDYFDIVSTLPDEASGRRALAQGKVLFVLNIPVGFTRDLAKGVRPSLLVEADATDPTAVGTALGALPSIAQSVLQKDLTGPLSSLAVGPAAFDVQLHRLYNPESITQYNVVPGLMGVILTMTMVMMTGLAITRERERGTMENLLATPVLPLEVMTGKIVPYVAIGLVQVSIILAAARFVFNVPFEGSLIALYLSALLFVAANLTIGITLSSLAQNQLQAMQLTMFYFLPNILLSGFMFPFAGMPKWAQYIGNLLPLTYFNRLVRGILLKGVGWADMWPHVWPLLIFLCVVMGIAVKFYRRTLD
- a CDS encoding SDR family oxidoreductase; translation: MSASKKFAAVTGAGSGIGRAAAVALANAGFAVALIGRRAEPLLETKEAIGRAGGEAGVFQADVGDAASVEHAFSGIAEAFGRLDVLFNNAGRNAGAVPLEDYEVDFWNDVVATNLTGVFLCARAAYRLMKAQSPQGGRIINNGSISAHSPRPHTIAYTATKHAVTGITRSIALDGRAFNIACSQIDIGNAATSLTERMNRGVLQADGRLAPEARMDVTHVANAVVHMASLPLEANVLNMTIMATAMPFVGRG
- a CDS encoding MFS transporter, producing MKIGEEQTLPVGTPAYSDTTNRSRVRYVVLSMLLMATILNYVDRSALGIVAPGLSKGLALNKMQMGELFAAFGLAYSIALVPGGVLTDILGSRLAYALSLVGWSFATLTQGFATGYQMLLGSRLAIGALEAPAFPSNARAVTLWFPARERGFATSVYVMGQYIGTPLFTGLLLWISAAYGWRTVFYVTGGFGILFSLLWYRVYRDPHQHPRVNATELQYINEGAAATRKPREKFDWRMALKLLSYRQVLAICLGKFCNNTLLVFFTTWFMTYLIEARHMSMIKVGIFQALPFIGATVGILAAGSLSDFFIRRGVALSTARKAPLIIGTMLGASIVLVNFVESNELVIAILTIAFFAQGVGSMSWAAVSEIAPRQYVGLTSSITSLAANIAAVTTPLMIGYITQHTGHFYWALNLMGAICLLGTFSYSVLLGKLSRIEL
- a CDS encoding efflux transporter outer membrane subunit; this encodes MHRLAACGASAALCACTVGPDFHRPDVTSVSSYTAAPLAASTVASDGPGGAAQHFVPTELPGDGWWRAFGSPVLDALVQQALDDSPTLAQARATLDEAQQDYRAQAGGTLWPQVDASLSTTREKIDPEALGFGQLTQGRSFAPFTLYSAQVTVSYTLDLFGANRRALEAVAAQVDYQQYELDAARLTVAGNVVTATIRHASLARQLALTQALLANQTQQLDIAEHRYRAGGISEVDLLSQRTLVQQTRATLPPLRTQLAQTDHQLAIYLGRAPAQLSATHELAALDLDTLVLPVDLPLTLPSTLARQRPDIRASEALLHQASANIGVATANLYPRITLSGSAATERVNVSDLLTGFNVWNIGAGLTQPLFHGGELLARKRSSEAAWQAALAVYKQTVLQGLQQVADALRALDQDALALQALDAAQRSAQRSATIASQRYQAGGISQLTLLDTQRQALQTGLDRTKAAAQRYADTAALYQALGARP